The following coding sequences lie in one Candidatus Abawacabacteria bacterium genomic window:
- a CDS encoding ABC-F family ATP-binding cassette domain-containing protein has product MAQETIVSFDTVSFEFENEHQILVEASFSVRRGSKITIMGQNGAGKSTIFKLICSNYRPNEGMVNIVPGLTIAIAPQVTPLEDRDLTVKAFFEKYLHEKAYDIDRRIDDVLAVVNLHAPHDRIIKSFSGGQQARLLLASALIQDPDLLLLDEPTNNLDHAGIDHLTDFIINYPKTCIVISHDADFLNAFTDGVLYLDVFTKQVEQYVGNYFDVVQQIEVRKQKENSKNAQLAKGIQEKRDKANVFAHKGGKMRAVAKRMRKVADELEDDIVEVRKEDKTIRSFIIPCQEDLAGEIVKINAFTIIQDHKPIVKKASLVVRKNQHLLLTGPNGIGKSTLLENLATGKAKDAIIGANVRVGYYRQDFSTLNFAHTVHQSLMEALESSAGKPIEEHLRSTAAGFLITSAIINSKIGTLSEGQKGLVSFARLVLQRPGLLILDEPTNHINFRHLPVIAQALDEYTGAMILVSHVPDFVAQIRIDDELDLTK; this is encoded by the coding sequence ATGGCCCAGGAAACTATTGTTAGCTTCGATACAGTATCGTTTGAATTTGAAAATGAGCATCAAATCTTAGTTGAGGCGAGCTTTTCTGTGCGTCGTGGTAGTAAGATCACCATTATGGGGCAAAATGGTGCGGGGAAAAGTACTATATTCAAGTTAATTTGTAGTAATTATCGACCAAATGAGGGGATGGTGAATATTGTCCCTGGTCTTACTATTGCGATTGCTCCTCAAGTCACTCCTCTTGAGGATCGTGATTTAACCGTGAAAGCTTTTTTTGAAAAATACTTACATGAGAAAGCTTATGATATTGATAGAAGGATTGATGATGTTTTGGCGGTAGTGAACCTTCATGCTCCACATGATCGCATCATTAAATCTTTTTCTGGGGGCCAACAAGCTCGATTACTCTTAGCTTCAGCATTGATCCAAGATCCTGATCTTCTGTTGTTGGATGAGCCTACTAATAATCTCGATCATGCTGGTATTGATCATCTTACTGACTTTATTATCAATTATCCTAAAACCTGCATTGTTATTTCTCATGATGCCGATTTTTTGAATGCGTTCACTGACGGAGTTTTGTACTTGGATGTATTTACCAAACAAGTAGAACAATATGTCGGTAACTATTTTGATGTAGTACAGCAAATTGAAGTTCGTAAACAAAAAGAAAATAGTAAAAATGCCCAATTAGCTAAAGGCATTCAAGAAAAACGCGACAAGGCTAATGTCTTTGCTCATAAAGGTGGCAAGATGCGTGCTGTAGCAAAACGTATGCGCAAAGTAGCTGATGAATTAGAAGATGATATTGTCGAAGTTCGCAAAGAAGATAAAACTATTCGTAGCTTCATTATCCCCTGCCAAGAAGATTTGGCCGGCGAAATTGTTAAAATTAATGCCTTTACCATTATTCAAGACCATAAGCCGATAGTAAAAAAGGCTTCTCTAGTAGTACGCAAAAATCAGCATTTACTACTGACTGGACCCAATGGGATTGGTAAAAGTACTTTGTTAGAAAACCTAGCAACAGGAAAGGCTAAAGATGCCATTATTGGTGCCAACGTGCGCGTAGGATATTATCGCCAAGACTTCTCTACCTTAAACTTTGCTCATACTGTTCATCAGTCCTTAATGGAAGCGCTAGAATCATCCGCAGGAAAGCCAATTGAAGAGCATTTACGTTCTACCGCTGCTGGTTTTCTCATTACCTCAGCGATTATCAATAGTAAAATAGGAACTTTGTCTGAAGGTCAAAAGGGGCTAGTATCTTTTGCTAGATTGGTTTTACAAAGACCTGGTTTGTTAATTTTAGATGAGCCTACCAATCATATTAATTTCCGCCATTTACCAGTGATTGCCCAGGCTTTAGATGAATATACCGGTGCGATGATTTTAGTTTCTCATGTGCCCGACTTCGTCGCTCAGATACGTATTGATGATGAGCTAGATTTAACTAAATAA
- a CDS encoding SRPBCC domain-containing protein: MKTLEFSVTINAPKEKVWHTMLAPDSYKVWTEPFMPGSYYEGSWDKGTKIKFLGPEKSGMIAEIAESKPYEFISIRHLGFIQDGVEDTESEAVKAWAPALENYTFTEQNGVTKVKVEMQVTADFEKDMVAAWPKALEKLKELCE, translated from the coding sequence ATGAAAACTCTGGAATTTTCAGTTACTATCAATGCCCCCAAAGAAAAAGTTTGGCATACTATGTTGGCACCAGATTCATACAAAGTTTGGACTGAGCCTTTTATGCCTGGCTCCTACTATGAAGGCTCTTGGGATAAGGGAACAAAAATAAAATTCCTCGGTCCCGAGAAAAGTGGCATGATTGCCGAAATTGCGGAAAGTAAACCTTATGAATTCATTTCCATCAGACATCTTGGTTTTATTCAGGATGGTGTAGAAGATACCGAAAGTGAAGCAGTGAAAGCCTGGGCGCCAGCATTGGAAAATTATACCTTTACTGAACAAAATGGTGTTACTAAGGTAAAAGTTGAGATGCAAGTGACGGCAGACTTTGAAAAGGATATGGTGGCCGCTTGGCCCAAAGCACTAGAAAAGTTAAAAGAGCTCTGCGAATAG
- a CDS encoding HD domain-containing protein — MQSMVHFLFEMGLLARTPRSGLWYLGTGKQSVAEHINRVSYIGLTLAKMEGDVDVAKVMQMCLLHDISEVRTADLNYTHQKYVKVDEEKALKDLTDTLPFGDYIQEVLHEYHARVTKESILAKDADNLELLLTLKEQLDWGNSRAGERHWLHTTAVRVKSDSAKKLAEKIMATHADNWYVSKIKEEWFINRTSDDQT, encoded by the coding sequence ATTCAATCCATGGTGCATTTTTTGTTTGAAATGGGTCTTTTGGCTCGTACGCCTCGTAGTGGTCTTTGGTATTTGGGCACTGGCAAACAGAGCGTGGCTGAACATATCAATAGAGTTTCATATATAGGTTTGACCTTGGCAAAAATGGAGGGGGATGTGGATGTAGCTAAGGTAATGCAAATGTGTCTTCTACATGATATATCTGAGGTGCGGACTGCAGATCTTAACTATACCCATCAAAAGTATGTGAAAGTAGATGAAGAAAAAGCATTGAAAGACTTAACAGACACCTTGCCTTTTGGTGACTATATCCAAGAAGTTTTACATGAATATCATGCTCGGGTAACTAAAGAATCAATACTAGCAAAGGATGCTGATAATTTAGAATTATTATTAACTCTCAAAGAACAATTAGATTGGGGTAATAGTAGAGCTGGTGAGCGACATTGGCTTCATACCACGGCTGTTAGAGTGAAATCCGATTCGGCAAAAAAGTTAGCTGAAAAAATTATGGCTACTCATGCAGACAATTGGTATGTAAGTAAAATTAAAGAAGAGTGGTTTATCAACAGAACGAGTGATGACCAAACATGA
- a CDS encoding GIY-YIG nuclease family protein, with amino-acid sequence MFFVYFLKSQQSDFLYIGSTGNLKRRLQQHTDGNVQSTKHYRPLGLVGYIVLPTEVQVHKLESYFKTGSGKAVLKKRILQY; translated from the coding sequence ATGTTTTTTGTTTACTTCCTCAAAAGTCAGCAATCAGATTTTCTATATATTGGCTCAACCGGCAATCTGAAAAGAAGACTACAGCAACATACTGATGGCAATGTCCAATCCACCAAACATTACCGACCATTAGGACTTGTTGGTTATATTGTTTTGCCGACTGAAGTGCAGGTACATAAGTTAGAGAGCTATTTTAAGACTGGTTCAGGGAAGGCTGTTTTAAAGAAAAGGATATTGCAATATTAG
- a CDS encoding metal-dependent hydrolase, with protein sequence MMFPTHVVTTAATTAYFLNRWNVSNNKWLFALGFVAGALPDFDLLYYMLFKKRKNTIFTADAVNHRQTFMHAPLFYLAILIPLLLISLLTGSVLLYQVVVLVSIGVFSHIIMDMVWVGGVPLLWPFDISMRGFFLKHSRRQLAQYVKKQGNDWMAFYLHHPLFYCEMAFLTIMMVGNFVPASLVIGSSAFFGIPALAVKLKQRKLKRQFVEAM encoded by the coding sequence ATGATGTTTCCTACGCATGTAGTAACAACAGCAGCCACCACAGCCTATTTCCTCAACCGTTGGAATGTAAGCAATAATAAATGGCTTTTTGCTCTAGGATTTGTTGCCGGAGCTTTGCCTGATTTTGATTTGCTGTATTACATGCTTTTCAAAAAGCGTAAAAATACCATATTCACTGCAGATGCAGTCAATCATAGACAGACATTCATGCACGCTCCACTGTTCTATTTGGCCATACTCATACCTTTACTATTGATTTCACTACTCACCGGTAGTGTATTACTATATCAGGTTGTAGTGCTAGTAAGTATTGGTGTATTTAGTCATATTATCATGGATATGGTGTGGGTAGGCGGAGTACCACTTCTGTGGCCATTTGATATCAGCATGCGTGGCTTCTTTCTTAAACATTCTCGTCGTCAGTTAGCACAGTATGTAAAAAAGCAAGGTAATGACTGGATGGCGTTTTATCTTCATCACCCACTTTTTTACTGTGAAATGGCATTTCTAACTATCATGATGGTGGGAAATTTTGTTCCCGCTAGTTTGGTGATAGGAAGTAGCGCTTTTTTTGGCATTCCAGCTCTGGCAGTCAAGCTCAAACAAAGAAAGCTCAAGCGACAATTTGTTGAGGCAATGTAA
- a CDS encoding RNA pseudouridine synthase, whose protein sequence is MVYKPANVPTTPGEKPDSLVEQVLVQFPELSQVNGFKVGEGGLLYRLDTITSGLVLFACNDQAFKSFIKAADEGKIKKKYLAKVLGHMERAAGYIDWPIAHHPTKKSRMIVYKDAGQKKRGQWRDSITDYRVVKLIGGNTLLEIAITQGARHQIRVHLAAIGNPLCGDPLYNPGSAGEEFLLECISVEWVGKDIFSLQEILGDKKDAL, encoded by the coding sequence ATGGTATATAAACCTGCTAATGTACCAACCACGCCAGGAGAAAAGCCGGATTCATTGGTAGAACAGGTACTTGTTCAATTTCCTGAATTATCTCAAGTGAATGGATTTAAGGTGGGTGAAGGAGGTTTATTGTATAGACTTGATACTATTACTTCAGGCTTGGTTTTGTTTGCTTGCAATGATCAAGCGTTCAAATCATTCATCAAAGCAGCAGATGAGGGAAAAATTAAGAAGAAGTACCTTGCCAAAGTGTTGGGACATATGGAAAGAGCTGCTGGTTACATCGATTGGCCAATTGCGCATCATCCCACCAAGAAGTCACGAATGATTGTTTATAAAGATGCGGGACAGAAAAAGAGGGGACAATGGCGAGACTCTATTACGGATTATCGAGTAGTTAAATTAATTGGGGGAAATACGCTACTAGAAATAGCTATTACTCAGGGTGCGCGTCATCAAATACGTGTACATTTGGCTGCTATTGGGAATCCTTTGTGTGGTGATCCACTTTACAATCCAGGTTCAGCAGGAGAAGAGTTCCTTTTGGAATGTATTTCTGTCGAGTGGGTAGGAAAGGATATTTTTAGTTTACAAGAAATATTAGGTGACAAAAAAGATGCCTTGTAA
- the rplU gene encoding 50S ribosomal protein L21, with translation MYAVIHVSGRQEQVMPGEVIEIEKLAGEVGDIVSFGNAITIVDGEKLDLAPKAEVKGKILEHGKGDKVLVFKKLRRKRYMRKKGHRQQYTAVEILAW, from the coding sequence ATGTACGCAGTTATCCATGTCTCTGGTAGACAAGAACAAGTAATGCCCGGCGAAGTAATCGAGATCGAAAAACTCGCAGGTGAAGTTGGTGATATTGTTTCTTTTGGTAACGCCATTACTATCGTAGATGGTGAAAAGTTGGATTTAGCTCCCAAGGCGGAAGTCAAAGGTAAGATTTTGGAGCATGGCAAAGGAGATAAGGTACTAGTCTTCAAAAAGTTACGTCGCAAGAGATATATGAGAAAAAAGGGTCATCGACAACAATACACAGCAGTAGAGATTCTAGCCTGGTAA
- a CDS encoding S-layer homology domain-containing protein, producing the protein MITFISLLTATLVTTAPVSLPPSVAHLNLQNTYSAGETIQIKVTNDTSGNITIDEMGQCHRFFRVFDRNNNELSLLDPLALCTMDFRSITLAPFETKVVDTWNQKFYTNCPPGAQCVAPPYLQVGEGPYSIQVNVASPIHQELRKTIVINTPTTTFKDVPASYWAYSYIMDLYTRRIVRGYGNGNFGPENSITRAEVVKIAVNAALAKGLHRDTISSCFPDCPTLEIPVLTFEDVPPSHAMFRYIEIAEMVSIIESGTYFYPDRPATRFECLQILLNAFQKQNEISMFNASSAQSFSDVAAPMQRAYTDYAANEGIVSGQNNNFYPNQSVRRSEIAKIAYNLLIN; encoded by the coding sequence ATGATCACCTTCATTTCGCTACTCACAGCTACATTGGTAACTACAGCGCCAGTATCTCTACCACCTTCAGTAGCCCATCTTAACCTGCAGAATACTTATTCTGCAGGGGAAACAATCCAAATTAAAGTTACTAATGATACTAGCGGTAACATTACTATCGATGAAATGGGGCAATGCCATCGTTTCTTTAGAGTGTTTGATCGTAACAATAATGAGCTTTCTTTGTTAGATCCGCTAGCTCTTTGTACTATGGACTTTCGCAGTATCACTTTGGCTCCTTTTGAAACAAAAGTAGTAGATACTTGGAATCAAAAGTTTTATACCAACTGTCCTCCTGGCGCTCAATGTGTTGCTCCTCCATATCTTCAAGTTGGTGAAGGGCCTTATAGCATTCAAGTAAATGTCGCTAGCCCCATTCATCAAGAGTTGAGAAAAACAATAGTAATTAACACTCCAACCACCACATTTAAGGATGTTCCAGCAAGTTATTGGGCCTATAGCTATATCATGGATCTCTATACTAGAAGGATTGTCCGTGGCTATGGTAATGGCAATTTTGGCCCAGAAAATTCTATTACTAGAGCTGAAGTAGTGAAGATCGCAGTAAATGCCGCTTTAGCTAAGGGTTTGCATCGTGATACCATTTCCTCCTGCTTTCCAGATTGCCCAACACTAGAAATTCCTGTACTCACATTTGAGGATGTCCCTCCTAGTCATGCTATGTTTCGTTATATAGAAATAGCGGAAATGGTGAGCATTATTGAGTCAGGTACTTATTTCTATCCAGATCGACCTGCTACTCGTTTTGAATGTTTACAGATTTTATTAAATGCTTTTCAAAAGCAAAATGAAATCAGCATGTTCAATGCGAGCTCAGCACAATCATTTTCTGATGTAGCAGCCCCAATGCAACGTGCATATACTGACTACGCTGCCAATGAAGGTATAGTTTCTGGTCAGAATAATAACTTCTACCCCAATCAATCTGTTCGCCGCTCTGAAATTGCTAAGATTGCTTATAACTTGCTTATTAATTAG
- a CDS encoding endonuclease domain-containing protein: MPYFFAYNKKLKTFARKNRKPLTTAEHKLWQLLRRRQLLGFKFLRQKPLANFIADFYCSKLRLVIEVDGGYHKNQLIYDQWRSKVLNEKFGITVLRFTNNDVLDQVEQVEHAIVTWVLQTHPRHLLLSKGRNTWSRE; the protein is encoded by the coding sequence ATGCCTTATTTCTTTGCTTACAATAAAAAACTAAAAACATTTGCTCGTAAGAATAGAAAGCCTTTGACTACTGCCGAACACAAGCTTTGGCAACTCTTGCGCAGAAGGCAGCTATTAGGTTTTAAGTTCTTACGCCAAAAGCCATTAGCCAACTTTATCGCTGATTTCTATTGTTCTAAATTGCGCTTAGTGATTGAAGTCGATGGCGGCTACCATAAGAATCAACTTATCTATGATCAATGGCGGTCCAAAGTGCTAAATGAAAAGTTTGGCATTACCGTGCTACGGTTTACAAATAATGATGTGTTGGATCAGGTAGAGCAAGTGGAGCATGCTATAGTGACTTGGGTATTGCAAACCCATCCTCGTCACCTTCTCTTAAGTAAGGGAAGGAACACTTGGTCTCGAGAATAA
- the lepA gene encoding elongation factor 4, with translation MLAKIRNFCIIAHIDHGKSTLADRFIEITGTLAKREMKHTQMLDTMDIEQERGITIKLQPVRMEWKEHLLNLIDTPGHVDFAYEVSRSLAACEGAILVVDASQGIEAQTLANVYLAMEHNLKLIPVINKIDLPHAEPEKVAQEIEQVLGLKREEMIFVSGKTGQNVEQVLDAIIERIPAPTLSETKGLQALIFDSMYDTYKGVVTYVRLFGGEVKRGDTIYMAHTKVKTIVTEVGYFRPKYEEAASLQNGEIGYIVTGVKEVGETRVGDTVLSAPEIPALPGYKKVQPMVFAGLYCVEGDDYHLLRDALGKLSLNDSALVYEPEKSQALGLGFRCGFLGLLHMDIVQERLEREYNMNLIITSPSVSYRITSGTETLMIDNPADFPDPATITKLEEPIVNLEVVTPKEYVGDVMKLVQDSRGGMNNMQYLDPTRVHITFAAPLASIVSDFYDDLKSITSGYASMNYTLTGYQEEDLVKMDILVAGERVDAFSSIVVRGEAHKRGSELLERLKDIIPKAQFAIALQAAVGGKIIARETISAFRKDVTGYLYGGDVTRKRKLLEKQKKGKKRMKMVGQVTIPQEAFLAVLRKN, from the coding sequence ATGTTGGCGAAGATTAGAAACTTTTGCATTATTGCTCATATCGATCATGGCAAGTCCACCTTGGCTGATCGCTTCATTGAAATTACTGGCACGCTAGCTAAGCGGGAAATGAAGCATACGCAAATGCTTGATACTATGGATATTGAGCAAGAGCGTGGTATCACTATCAAGCTACAACCGGTTAGAATGGAATGGAAAGAGCATTTATTAAACTTAATCGACACACCAGGTCATGTGGATTTTGCTTATGAAGTTTCTCGAAGCTTAGCTGCTTGCGAAGGAGCGATACTAGTAGTTGATGCCAGTCAGGGAATTGAGGCACAAACATTAGCTAATGTTTATTTAGCGATGGAACATAATTTAAAGCTCATTCCGGTAATTAATAAGATAGACTTACCGCATGCTGAGCCAGAAAAAGTTGCTCAAGAAATAGAGCAAGTACTTGGTTTGAAGCGAGAAGAAATGATATTTGTTTCTGGTAAGACAGGCCAAAATGTTGAACAAGTATTAGATGCTATTATAGAACGTATTCCCGCACCCACCTTAAGCGAGACCAAAGGACTACAAGCACTTATTTTTGACTCCATGTATGATACTTACAAAGGAGTAGTAACGTATGTACGTTTATTTGGTGGCGAAGTGAAAAGAGGGGATACCATTTATATGGCCCATACCAAGGTAAAGACCATTGTTACTGAAGTGGGTTACTTTAGACCAAAGTATGAAGAAGCAGCATCATTACAAAATGGTGAAATTGGCTACATTGTCACTGGAGTAAAAGAAGTGGGAGAAACTCGAGTGGGTGATACAGTATTGAGTGCTCCGGAAATTCCCGCTTTACCAGGATACAAAAAAGTACAACCAATGGTATTTGCTGGGCTCTATTGTGTAGAAGGTGATGACTATCATTTGCTGCGGGATGCCTTGGGCAAACTCAGCCTCAATGATTCTGCGCTGGTTTATGAACCAGAAAAATCTCAAGCACTTGGCCTCGGTTTTCGTTGCGGATTTTTAGGTCTGCTTCATATGGATATTGTCCAAGAGCGGCTAGAACGTGAGTACAATATGAATTTAATTATTACTTCACCAAGCGTTTCTTATCGCATCACGAGTGGAACTGAAACTCTCATGATTGATAATCCTGCTGATTTCCCTGATCCCGCTACTATCACCAAGCTTGAGGAACCAATTGTCAATCTCGAGGTAGTAACACCCAAGGAATATGTTGGCGATGTAATGAAATTAGTTCAAGACAGCCGTGGTGGTATGAATAATATGCAATATTTAGATCCCACTCGGGTCCATATTACTTTTGCCGCCCCATTGGCATCTATTGTTAGTGATTTTTATGATGATTTGAAATCTATTACCTCTGGCTATGCATCTATGAACTATACCCTAACAGGTTACCAAGAGGAGGATTTGGTGAAGATGGATATTCTGGTGGCGGGTGAACGAGTAGATGCCTTCTCCAGTATTGTCGTTCGTGGTGAAGCTCATAAAAGAGGTAGTGAGCTTTTGGAACGATTAAAAGATATTATCCCCAAAGCACAATTTGCCATTGCTCTGCAGGCAGCAGTTGGTGGCAAGATCATCGCCCGAGAAACCATTTCAGCTTTTCGCAAAGATGTCACCGGCTATCTGTATGGTGGTGATGTCACCCGCAAAAGAAAACTTTTAGAAAAGCAAAAGAAGGGAAAGAAACGAATGAAAATGGTCGGACAGGTGACCATTCCGCAAGAAGCATTTTTAGCAGTGCTGCGCAAGAATTAA
- a CDS encoding YraN family protein produces MRELQITNYESCGEPAESIRIGDAGRKRELGMIAEEYAGHYLQACGYMVEHCNWRYKHHELDLVIRDAKQQLVFIEVKAAQAPFDPIQHFSDRKQRDFKAAIGDYLEQYQLWEETFSADLVTISLATDYSIYSLAHYDNVI; encoded by the coding sequence ATGAGAGAATTACAAATTACGAATTACGAATCATGTGGTGAGCCTGCCGAATCCATACGAATTGGGGATGCGGGAAGGAAACGAGAATTAGGAATGATTGCTGAGGAATATGCTGGACATTATTTGCAGGCTTGTGGCTATATGGTTGAACATTGTAATTGGAGATATAAGCATCATGAATTGGATTTAGTGATAAGAGATGCTAAGCAGCAGCTGGTATTTATTGAGGTTAAGGCTGCACAGGCGCCATTTGATCCGATACAGCATTTTTCCGATCGCAAGCAGCGTGATTTCAAAGCAGCTATTGGTGATTACTTAGAACAGTATCAATTGTGGGAAGAAACATTTTCCGCTGACTTGGTTACCATTTCATTAGCGACAGACTATTCGATCTATTCATTGGCACATTATGACAATGTTATCTAA
- a CDS encoding phenylalanine--tRNA ligase subunit beta has protein sequence MKISRYWLEQFVDLADISNQEFSRLFNIRTAEIDGIESAAEQFAHMVIGQIKSISPHPNAEKLRVTQTDIGDQIVQIVCGAPNIKEGMKVIVALPGSKVRWHGEGDLIELKEAELRGVKSIGMICGGDEVGVPSTVDGVEDMSQLACRPGTPLAEALGKDDTIIEIDNKSLTHRPDLWGHYGLARECAVIWDKKLQVLPIYQGSFGKQELTVRVEDDRLCPRYIACHFSLDAIKDETYLANYLARIGHNSHGILVDLTNYIMHELGQPLHVFDAEKVQGNITIRPAKQGEKIVTLDGIDRELSAGMLVIVDEKKILAIAGVMGGIDSAISENTKEIILEAANFDPTSIRVTAQKLSLRTDAVQRYEKSLDPHLAELAAKRFFLLLKQCAEITIQSKVADHFPTPPKPLKFTVDSTHIANRIGAPVTKAFITKTLKALDFAVIAKGEKLALTVPSFRATKDISSEADIIEEIARFYGYEKIEPKLPQVQLTLPPKQPWQELEKQIKLFLAHSCHLSEVYHYSFYGPKELQKFEFAHDHIVLKNSLSEEHTHLRTTLLPGMLDGLVKNSALFSRVATFEVGKVYLPTSENDLPNERSRIAVLYSEENNVQPFYQVKTSIEALLNHLAIPFRTKSYQPKPTELALQKGRALEILVADKVLGYIYELSARIRSKYKITSKVAFAEIDFEVLLEYAGQKAKTFKPIPKFPSKLFDVSVVVDQAIEAGIVLASISKLNTLIEKVELFDVFTDTSLGEQKKALAFKVTLQAGDKTLTDQDMHIVQKMIFDHLVQKYQGVIRGL, from the coding sequence ATGAAAATCTCCCGCTATTGGCTAGAGCAATTTGTCGATTTAGCTGATATTTCCAATCAAGAATTTTCTCGTCTGTTTAATATCCGCACGGCCGAGATTGATGGCATAGAAAGTGCAGCAGAGCAATTTGCTCATATGGTGATCGGTCAAATAAAATCTATTAGCCCGCATCCCAATGCTGAAAAATTGCGTGTTACTCAAACTGATATCGGTGATCAGATAGTACAAATTGTTTGTGGCGCTCCCAATATTAAAGAGGGAATGAAAGTGATTGTTGCCTTGCCAGGCAGTAAAGTCCGTTGGCATGGCGAAGGGGATTTAATTGAACTTAAAGAAGCTGAGCTAAGGGGAGTGAAAAGTATTGGTATGATCTGTGGAGGTGATGAAGTAGGTGTTCCTAGTACTGTGGATGGAGTAGAGGATATGTCTCAACTTGCTTGCCGACCAGGAACTCCTTTGGCCGAAGCTCTAGGGAAAGATGATACTATTATTGAAATTGATAATAAGTCGCTTACTCATAGACCTGATTTATGGGGACATTATGGATTAGCCAGAGAATGTGCAGTAATTTGGGACAAAAAGCTGCAAGTATTACCTATATACCAAGGTAGTTTTGGTAAACAAGAACTTACTGTTCGGGTAGAAGATGATCGATTATGTCCTCGTTATATTGCCTGTCATTTTTCCCTGGATGCGATCAAAGATGAAACGTATCTTGCTAATTATTTAGCTCGGATTGGTCATAATTCTCATGGCATCCTGGTCGATTTAACGAATTATATCATGCATGAGCTAGGACAGCCGCTGCATGTATTTGATGCCGAGAAAGTACAAGGTAATATTACTATTCGTCCCGCTAAACAGGGTGAAAAAATAGTAACATTAGATGGGATCGATAGAGAATTATCTGCTGGCATGTTAGTAATTGTTGATGAGAAAAAGATCCTAGCTATTGCTGGTGTAATGGGAGGAATCGACTCAGCTATTAGTGAAAATACTAAAGAAATTATTCTTGAGGCAGCTAATTTTGATCCTACCTCAATACGCGTCACTGCCCAAAAGTTATCTTTACGTACAGATGCAGTACAACGTTATGAAAAATCTCTTGATCCTCATCTCGCAGAATTAGCGGCCAAGCGCTTCTTTTTACTACTTAAGCAGTGTGCAGAAATTACTATTCAATCAAAAGTAGCTGATCATTTTCCTACCCCACCAAAGCCATTAAAATTCACCGTAGATAGTACTCATATTGCTAATCGCATAGGAGCTCCAGTGACCAAAGCATTTATTACTAAGACATTAAAAGCCTTAGATTTTGCTGTGATAGCTAAAGGCGAGAAATTGGCACTAACAGTACCAAGTTTTCGTGCTACGAAAGATATTAGCAGTGAAGCCGATATTATTGAGGAAATTGCGCGTTTTTACGGTTATGAAAAGATTGAACCTAAACTGCCACAAGTACAACTTACTTTGCCACCTAAGCAACCATGGCAAGAATTAGAAAAGCAGATTAAATTATTCCTAGCACATTCTTGCCATCTTTCTGAAGTATATCATTATTCATTCTACGGCCCGAAAGAATTACAAAAATTTGAATTTGCTCATGATCATATAGTGCTCAAGAATTCTCTTTCTGAAGAACATACTCATCTCAGGACTACTCTTTTGCCGGGCATGTTAGATGGCTTAGTAAAAAATAGTGCTTTATTTAGCAGAGTTGCTACTTTTGAAGTAGGTAAAGTGTATCTTCCTACCAGTGAAAATGATTTACCCAATGAAAGAAGCAGAATCGCTGTTCTTTATAGTGAAGAAAATAATGTTCAGCCATTTTATCAGGTTAAGACTTCTATAGAAGCATTACTCAATCATTTAGCAATTCCTTTTAGAACTAAGTCTTATCAACCAAAGCCGACAGAATTAGCTTTACAAAAAGGTCGCGCATTAGAAATTCTTGTTGCCGATAAGGTACTCGGCTATATTTATGAGTTATCAGCTCGTATTCGTAGTAAGTATAAGATCACTAGCAAAGTTGCTTTTGCCGAAATAGATTTTGAGGTATTGCTTGAATATGCTGGTCAAAAAGCAAAAACATTTAAACCTATTCCAAAGTTTCCCAGTAAACTATTTGACGTCTCTGTCGTGGTGGATCAAGCAATAGAAGCTGGTATAGTTTTAGCTAGCATTAGCAAGCTAAACACTCTGATTGAAAAAGTAGAGCTTTTTGATGTATTTACTGATACCAGTTTAGGCGAACAAAAAAAGGCTTTGGCATTCAAGGTCACCCTACAAGCTGGAGATAAAACACTGACTGATCAAGATATGCATATTGTCCAAAAAATGATATTTGATCACTTGGTACAAAAGTATCAAGGCGTGATACGGGGGCTATGA